In Phycisphaerae bacterium, one genomic interval encodes:
- a CDS encoding glycosyltransferase, with translation MPLAFLSFTLELSWASVWFWVLCLIALVWARRHLQINAAGADPVLSPADAERSSGPLPRLSVLVAGKDEEANIERCLTGLLALDYPDLEVIAVNDRSSDRTGEIIDRLAARDARLKAVHIRDLPTGWGGKSHAMHVGVSRATGDWLCFTDADCRFHEPRLLAAAVRFSQAEEVEFLSVLPELEAHTFWERIVQPPAGAIMVFWFPPTKVNDPRSPRAYANGAFMLMSREVYARLGGHEQVRTVLNEDMHFARQAKQHGIRLRVVRGSRMYSVRMYVGLRQIWNGWSRIFYGCFGTWPRLIVSALFLSVFSVFPWLSLLISPVLGAVGPGIAVAAGLAVVAQQSVLWRFYGLCAVSRPWALTYPLGAGMCLAMTCNAMTRLAGVRTRWRGTAYQGGA, from the coding sequence TTGCCGCTGGCCTTTCTCAGTTTCACCCTCGAATTATCGTGGGCGTCGGTGTGGTTCTGGGTGCTATGTCTGATCGCCCTCGTCTGGGCCCGCCGGCACCTGCAGATCAACGCCGCCGGCGCGGATCCCGTGCTGAGCCCCGCGGATGCCGAGCGCAGCAGCGGGCCGCTCCCCCGGCTCTCCGTGCTCGTGGCCGGCAAGGATGAAGAGGCCAACATCGAGCGGTGCCTCACCGGACTGCTCGCGCTCGACTATCCCGACCTGGAAGTCATTGCCGTCAACGACCGCAGCAGCGACCGCACCGGCGAGATCATCGACCGCCTTGCCGCGCGCGATGCGCGGCTGAAAGCCGTGCACATCCGCGACTTGCCGACCGGCTGGGGCGGCAAGAGCCACGCGATGCACGTCGGCGTCAGCCGTGCCACGGGTGACTGGCTGTGCTTCACGGACGCCGACTGCCGGTTCCATGAGCCGCGCCTGCTGGCGGCGGCGGTGCGGTTCTCTCAGGCGGAAGAGGTGGAGTTCCTGTCGGTGCTGCCGGAGCTGGAAGCGCACACGTTCTGGGAGCGGATCGTGCAGCCGCCCGCCGGTGCGATTATGGTCTTCTGGTTCCCGCCCACGAAGGTCAATGATCCGCGTTCGCCGCGGGCGTACGCGAACGGCGCGTTCATGCTGATGTCGCGGGAGGTCTATGCACGATTGGGCGGACACGAGCAGGTTCGGACGGTTCTGAATGAGGACATGCACTTCGCACGGCAGGCGAAGCAGCATGGTATCCGGCTGCGCGTGGTGCGCGGGTCGCGGATGTACAGCGTGCGGATGTATGTCGGCCTGCGGCAGATCTGGAACGGCTGGAGCCGGATCTTCTACGGGTGCTTCGGGACCTGGCCGCGGCTGATTGTTAGTGCGTTGTTTCTGTCGGTATTCAGTGTGTTTCCCTGGCTCAGCCTGCTGATCTCGCCCGTCCTTGGGGCGGTGGGGCCCGGAATCGCCGTCGCGGCGGGGCTCGCGGTGGTTGCGCAGCAATCGGTGCTGTGGCGGTTTTACGGGCTGTGTGCCGTGTCGCGGCCCTGGGCGCTGACTTACCCGCTGGGCGCTGGGATGTGCCTGGCGATGACATGCAACGCAATGACGCGGCTGGCGGGCGTGCGGACACGGTGGCGGGGAACCGCCTACCAGGGTGGGGCGTAA
- the lexA gene encoding transcriptional repressor LexA: MTRNRKRLAALTPKQLRVLTFIRDYSNARGYAPTMQELADEFGVSKVTVFEHIAALQKKGYLKRARHKARSLQLNEAIDFPDERPTRLPLVGTIAAGRPIEAIEDREVLDLEELFVSPHETFVLRVRGDSMVDDQICDGDFVVVEKRDTARDGETVVALLEGGEATLKRLYRESDGVRLQPANPAYAPIRTKDVRIQGVVVGVVRRC; encoded by the coding sequence ATGACTCGCAACCGGAAACGCCTCGCGGCGCTGACGCCCAAGCAGCTCCGCGTACTCACGTTCATTCGGGACTACAGCAACGCCCGCGGGTACGCACCCACCATGCAGGAGTTGGCGGACGAGTTCGGCGTCAGCAAGGTGACCGTATTCGAGCATATCGCCGCCTTGCAGAAGAAGGGGTATCTCAAGCGAGCCCGACACAAGGCACGCTCTTTGCAACTTAACGAGGCGATCGACTTCCCGGACGAGCGCCCCACCCGCCTGCCCCTGGTCGGCACCATCGCGGCCGGCCGGCCAATCGAAGCCATCGAGGATCGTGAGGTGCTCGACCTGGAGGAGCTGTTCGTCTCTCCCCATGAAACGTTCGTCCTCCGCGTTCGCGGCGACAGCATGGTTGATGACCAGATCTGCGACGGTGACTTCGTCGTCGTCGAGAAACGCGACACCGCCCGCGACGGCGAGACGGTCGTCGCGCTGCTCGAAGGCGGCGAGGCGACGCTGAAGCGGCTGTATCGCGAATCAGACGGCGTCCGTCTACAGCCGGCAAACCCGGCCTACGCGCCTATTCGCACAAAGGACGTGCGGATCCAGGGTGTCGTCGTGGGCGTGGTCCGGCGCTGTTGA
- a CDS encoding DUF1571 domain-containing protein, producing the protein MANRRGVLYITGALLIIGPPAFWLVSTIPVTPSTSSLTPVTLAADAAAPSGSALVSLAQRDPMALVRLGIERYDKTIRQYRCVLTKQERLGDELTEVQEIELRYRESPRSVYMIWKANADQARRALYLPEDSAYTSQNGEELARVEPAGAIARLFVKDIFMPIHGPDARKASRRAIDEAGFRATFRLLEAYNAVAAERGVLDLRYGGIGEIGGRPTYILLRDLPYTGPTGPYPDARMVLHLDQEWLLPVAVYSYADHAQKTLLGSYVFTQIEINPSFAPDAFAF; encoded by the coding sequence ATGGCTAATCGCCGCGGAGTGCTGTATATCACCGGCGCCCTGCTCATCATCGGTCCACCAGCCTTCTGGCTGGTTTCGACCATTCCAGTCACCCCCAGCACGTCGAGCCTTACGCCGGTGACATTGGCCGCCGATGCAGCTGCGCCGAGCGGCAGTGCCCTGGTGAGTCTGGCGCAGCGCGATCCCATGGCGCTGGTGCGCCTGGGGATCGAGCGCTATGACAAAACCATCCGCCAGTACCGGTGCGTACTCACGAAGCAGGAGCGGCTCGGCGACGAACTGACTGAAGTGCAGGAGATCGAGCTGCGCTACCGCGAGTCGCCGCGCTCCGTGTACATGATCTGGAAGGCCAATGCCGATCAGGCCCGCCGCGCTCTTTATCTGCCGGAGGACAGCGCATACACGAGCCAAAACGGCGAGGAGTTGGCCCGCGTCGAGCCCGCCGGCGCGATCGCCCGCCTGTTCGTCAAGGACATCTTCATGCCGATCCACGGCCCGGATGCGCGCAAGGCCAGCCGCCGCGCCATCGACGAGGCCGGCTTCCGGGCCACATTCCGGCTGCTCGAAGCGTATAACGCGGTGGCGGCCGAGCGTGGCGTACTCGACCTCCGCTACGGCGGTATCGGTGAGATTGGCGGGCGCCCGACTTACATCTTGCTGCGCGATCTGCCCTACACCGGGCCGACGGGGCCGTACCCCGATGCCCGCATGGTCCTGCACCTGGACCAAGAGTGGTTGCTGCCGGTGGCGGTGTACTCGTACGCGGACCACGCGCAGAAGACCCTGCTGGGCAGCTACGTGTTCACACAGATCGAGATCAATCCCAGCTTCGCCCCGGACGCGTTCGCGTTCTGA
- a CDS encoding alpha/beta fold hydrolase encodes MRSPRQPPKPHTWKVSDGYELRGRLWPPSQPASDTAIVYLHGIQSHGGWFEWSASLLAGAGPPVLLPDRRGSGLNTAARGDTPAAQRWLDDLNELADWAAAEFGVRRCAVVGVSWGGKLALAWALQRPQRVSRVLLIAPGLFPAVDVTLFTRLRIGLALLTAPQRPFGIPLNDPALFTDSPEGRAFIAGDPLKLTHATARFFYESARLDRQLARTPAGTLQPPVRLLLAGRDRIIRNEPTVAWLRRIAAQPPEIHIDSDAAHTLEFEVERTTLEEQLTHWLAM; translated from the coding sequence ATGCGCTCTCCGCGCCAACCCCCCAAGCCGCACACCTGGAAAGTCAGCGACGGATACGAATTGCGCGGCCGCCTCTGGCCCCCCAGCCAACCCGCATCGGATACCGCCATCGTCTATCTCCACGGCATTCAATCGCACGGCGGCTGGTTCGAGTGGTCGGCCAGCCTGCTCGCTGGCGCCGGCCCCCCCGTGCTCCTGCCGGACCGGCGCGGCAGCGGGCTCAACACCGCCGCGCGCGGCGACACACCTGCAGCGCAGCGCTGGCTTGATGACCTCAACGAGTTGGCCGACTGGGCGGCCGCCGAGTTCGGCGTCCGGCGCTGCGCCGTCGTCGGCGTGAGTTGGGGCGGCAAGCTGGCGCTGGCGTGGGCGCTACAGCGCCCCCAGCGCGTCAGTCGCGTGCTGCTCATCGCGCCGGGCCTGTTTCCGGCAGTCGATGTGACCCTGTTTACCCGCTTGCGCATCGGGCTGGCACTGCTCACCGCGCCGCAGCGCCCCTTCGGCATTCCCCTGAATGACCCGGCCCTGTTCACAGACTCGCCGGAGGGCCGCGCCTTCATTGCCGGTGACCCGCTGAAGCTCACGCACGCGACCGCCCGGTTCTTCTACGAGTCTGCACGCCTGGACCGACAGCTCGCGCGCACGCCGGCAGGCACGCTCCAGCCACCCGTGCGGCTCCTCCTCGCCGGCCGGGATCGCATCATTCGCAACGAGCCCACGGTGGCCTGGCTGCGGCGGATCGCGGCCCAGCCGCCGGAGATTCACATCGATTCCGACGCGGCCCACACGCTCGAGTTCGAAGTGGAGCGCACGACGCTGGAAGAGCAATTAACGCACTGGCTGGCGATGTGA
- a CDS encoding acetolactate synthase, translated as MSVEPFKTAEGSDHPYCRQLSVFLENRVGQLLRIARLLEDEPVHILGLSVDAAADCAIVRLLVDDPDLAHQILTDAHFALSESEVLVIPLPDGKRGILTVCSALIAGEVNINYVYTVWATREQLPCLAIRVDDIQGAIRVLVGKKFRVLDQSEL; from the coding sequence ATGAGCGTTGAGCCATTCAAGACTGCGGAAGGCAGCGACCACCCCTACTGTCGCCAGCTGTCCGTGTTTCTGGAGAACCGCGTCGGCCAGCTCCTGCGCATCGCGCGGCTGCTCGAGGATGAGCCGGTCCACATCCTGGGACTGTCGGTGGACGCCGCCGCGGACTGCGCCATCGTGCGCCTGCTCGTCGATGACCCTGACCTGGCGCATCAGATCCTCACCGACGCCCACTTTGCCCTGAGCGAAAGCGAAGTCCTGGTCATTCCGCTTCCCGACGGCAAGCGCGGCATCCTGACGGTTTGCAGCGCGCTGATCGCCGGCGAGGTCAACATCAACTACGTTTACACCGTCTGGGCCACGCGCGAGCAGTTACCGTGCCTGGCCATCCGCGTGGACGACATTCAGGGCGCCATCCGGGTCCTGGTGGGCAAGAAGTTCCGCGTCCTCGACCAAAGCGAACTGTAG
- a CDS encoding protein kinase — MVSSGGHPEDGGVGAADLHPNEPDAVEELLIADLREAFGGEGRPASLGATLSSSVGAGPLHAADALPAHSRLGDFEILHELGRGGMGVVYRARQISLGREVALKVLPSYARHGQIAVERFRSEAQAAARLHHTNIVSIYAQGEYQGHYFYAMELVDGISLDVVIRARPDLLSTTAGRSTRPRAAEASSAAGLGEQRGAATITAPYDVATGRTALLPQAPETVDRTALPAWTRADYRHLAALFAEVAEALACAHRHGVIHRDVKPHNLLLGTGEAEGPGAPGAAPVQRLHLTDFGLARLTDAPHLTVSGEVMGTPAYLSPEQVRGHPAGIDHRTDIYSLGVTLYEVLTRRKPFEGDSRDLIMSGIATREPVAPRQLNPHIPLDLETICLRAMEKDPARRHSTAALLADDLRRFAEGRPILSRRTSRFEKSAKWVRRHQPLTLALAATGAVVALAAGWAWSWGAARQAEAERLLDRAYEQLAYFDYRKPELVAREVARAADLGADPERLALVQGLMAMGANDPATAAARFQAALQRDDTNIGAWYLLAWAQARNRQEDAARATLAEVQRRGLPTAADAWFFRGLAIHAREPQAAAEAYAAANAARAREHAFYPQAVLHLARARNQQLYATRRLEVFPQVEASLRQLIAERYYEAYPYYLLSIAHRLAAEIYQGAGTRDDAPVQEHYAQALALSQEGQAVDPRDDRPIAAEAECLESMGRFAEAIAARTRALAVADADVKRCESYHYRWRLYYWTGDLDAAAADLAAHAACDPQSRFYAHVYPALLAAERGDVSAARAHARALAHEAPRDAQAVVWSATCLRLLGAPDEAAALLTERRDGVDFGAGLTPPQTAEWVQALYAYCEAGGALDALEMLAASSSSPWKLWGEAYFHAAALRLAQGDRSGAEEWFRHAYRASDGEERYTYHAKLIVVQMEKSLAWPAWLQVSWEEAPGRSQNDKLDRPVAPAPQGEERANDD, encoded by the coding sequence GTGGTCAGCAGCGGCGGTCATCCCGAAGACGGTGGTGTGGGGGCTGCGGATCTGCATCCGAACGAGCCGGACGCAGTTGAGGAGTTGCTGATAGCCGACCTGCGGGAGGCCTTTGGTGGGGAGGGCCGGCCGGCTTCGCTGGGCGCGACCTTGTCTAGTAGCGTCGGCGCTGGTCCGCTGCACGCCGCCGACGCGCTGCCCGCGCACAGCCGGCTGGGCGATTTCGAGATTCTGCATGAACTCGGGCGCGGAGGGATGGGTGTCGTTTACCGCGCGCGGCAGATTTCGCTGGGGCGCGAGGTGGCCCTCAAGGTGCTGCCTTCGTACGCCCGACATGGGCAGATCGCCGTCGAGCGGTTCCGCTCCGAAGCGCAGGCCGCGGCCCGGCTGCATCACACGAACATCGTGTCGATTTACGCACAAGGCGAGTACCAGGGCCATTACTTCTACGCGATGGAACTCGTGGACGGCATCAGCCTCGACGTGGTCATCCGCGCGCGCCCGGACCTGCTGAGCACCACCGCGGGGCGATCCACGCGACCGCGCGCTGCGGAGGCATCCTCCGCGGCCGGCCTGGGTGAACAGCGCGGCGCGGCGACAATCACCGCGCCGTACGATGTTGCCACGGGGCGCACCGCGCTGCTGCCGCAGGCACCCGAGACCGTGGACCGTACGGCCCTGCCGGCTTGGACGCGCGCCGACTATCGCCACCTGGCCGCGCTCTTCGCGGAGGTGGCCGAGGCCCTGGCCTGCGCGCACCGACATGGCGTGATTCACCGCGACGTGAAGCCGCACAACCTGCTGCTGGGGACCGGGGAAGCGGAGGGGCCTGGTGCGCCGGGGGCCGCGCCTGTGCAGCGCCTGCACCTGACCGACTTCGGCCTGGCGCGGCTGACGGACGCACCGCACCTGACCGTGAGCGGCGAAGTGATGGGAACGCCCGCGTACTTGTCTCCAGAACAGGTACGTGGCCACCCCGCGGGGATTGATCATCGGACCGACATCTACTCACTCGGCGTGACGCTCTACGAAGTGTTGACGCGCCGCAAGCCGTTCGAGGGTGATTCGCGCGACCTGATCATGTCAGGCATCGCCACGCGCGAGCCGGTGGCGCCGCGCCAGTTGAACCCACACATCCCGCTCGATCTGGAAACGATCTGTCTGCGGGCGATGGAGAAGGATCCGGCACGTCGCCATTCAACCGCGGCCCTGCTGGCGGACGACCTGCGCCGCTTCGCCGAGGGCCGGCCGATCCTGTCGCGGCGCACCAGCCGGTTCGAGAAGTCCGCAAAGTGGGTGCGGCGGCACCAGCCGCTGACGTTGGCCCTGGCGGCGACGGGGGCGGTGGTCGCGCTCGCCGCCGGCTGGGCCTGGAGCTGGGGTGCCGCGCGGCAGGCCGAGGCCGAGCGCCTGCTGGACCGGGCGTACGAGCAATTAGCCTACTTCGACTATCGCAAACCTGAGCTGGTGGCACGCGAGGTGGCGCGGGCCGCTGACCTCGGCGCCGACCCGGAGCGGCTCGCGCTGGTCCAGGGACTCATGGCAATGGGCGCCAACGATCCGGCGACGGCGGCGGCGCGGTTCCAGGCCGCGCTACAGCGCGATGACACAAACATCGGTGCCTGGTACCTCTTGGCGTGGGCGCAGGCGCGCAATCGCCAGGAGGATGCCGCGCGGGCCACGCTCGCCGAGGTGCAGCGCCGCGGCCTGCCCACCGCGGCGGATGCGTGGTTTTTCCGCGGGCTGGCGATCCACGCGCGCGAGCCGCAGGCCGCGGCCGAAGCGTACGCCGCGGCGAACGCGGCCCGGGCGCGCGAGCACGCGTTTTACCCGCAGGCGGTGTTGCACCTGGCGCGGGCGCGGAACCAGCAGCTCTATGCCACCCGACGGCTGGAGGTATTCCCGCAGGTCGAGGCGAGCCTGCGCCAACTGATCGCCGAGCGCTACTACGAGGCTTACCCGTACTACCTGCTGTCGATCGCGCACCGGCTGGCGGCGGAGATTTACCAGGGCGCCGGAACACGTGACGATGCGCCGGTACAGGAGCACTACGCCCAGGCGCTAGCGCTGTCGCAGGAAGGGCAAGCGGTGGATCCGCGGGACGATCGCCCGATCGCCGCCGAGGCAGAATGTCTGGAAAGCATGGGCCGGTTCGCCGAGGCCATCGCGGCGCGCACGCGGGCGCTAGCCGTGGCCGACGCCGACGTGAAGCGTTGTGAGAGCTACCACTATCGTTGGCGTCTGTATTACTGGACCGGTGACCTGGATGCGGCGGCGGCGGACCTGGCGGCACACGCCGCGTGCGACCCGCAGAGCCGCTTCTACGCGCACGTGTACCCGGCCCTGCTCGCGGCGGAACGTGGCGACGTGAGTGCGGCGCGGGCGCACGCCCGGGCGCTGGCGCACGAGGCCCCGCGGGACGCGCAGGCGGTGGTCTGGTCGGCGACCTGCCTGCGCCTGCTCGGCGCACCGGACGAAGCTGCGGCGCTCCTCACCGAGCGGCGCGACGGCGTCGACTTCGGTGCCGGGCTGACGCCGCCGCAGACCGCGGAGTGGGTGCAAGCACTTTACGCGTATTGTGAGGCCGGCGGAGCGCTGGATGCGCTGGAGATGCTGGCTGCGTCGTCGTCATCGCCCTGGAAGCTCTGGGGCGAGGCGTATTTTCACGCCGCGGCGCTGCGGCTGGCGCAGGGCGACCGGTCGGGAGCCGAAGAGTGGTTCCGGCACGCTTATCGGGCTTCGGACGGCGAGGAGCGCTATACGTACCACGCCAAGCTGATCGTTGTGCAGATGGAGAAAAGCCTCGCTTGGCCGGCCTGGCTTCAGGTATCATGGGAAGAAGCGCCGGGCCGCTCCCAGAACGACAAGCTTGATCGGCCGGTTGCGCCGGCGCCGCAAGGCGAGGAGAGGGCCAATGATGACTAG